Proteins co-encoded in one Salvia splendens isolate huo1 chromosome 4, SspV2, whole genome shotgun sequence genomic window:
- the LOC121798498 gene encoding RING-H2 finger protein ATL52-like gives MDGLSSPPTVQSGTNASFFSPLLISMLGIVATVIAIMAYHLLLANYCIKRRAANADAAQPPPSTGVDEKFVKSIPILAFSVWKRRRGVDQGGECAVCLGEFEDEDSVRLLPNCTHAFHVSCIDQWFAAHTSCPLCRMPVLSRKTDSAAASPDLAVDPINHGESSSVEPSSMGQSVGLLRNCASLMTPMEGRSAAARLKRSLSMDPSVLVIDLQRTNCPGATSFSSSSSRDITIRRSGSLSHFDHKWLRSISWLRTSNHSNSILPF, from the coding sequence ATGGATGGTTTGAGCTCACCGCCGACGGTACAAAGCGGCACTAACGCTTCCTTCTTCAGTCCGTTACTCATATCGATGCTCGGCATAGTTGCCACAGTCATCGCTATAATGGCCTACCACCTCTTACTCGCCAACTACTGCATAAAGCGCCGCGCCGCAAATGCCGACGCGGCACAACCGCCGCCTTCGACCGGCGTCGACGAGAAATTCGTCAAATCGATTCCGATCCTCGCCTTCTCCGTATGGAAGCGCCGCCGCGGCGTGGATCAGGGAGGAGAATGCGCGGTGTGCTTGGGGGAATTCGAGGACGAGGACTCTGTGCGTCTGCTGCCTAATTGCACTCACGCCTTCCACGTTTCCTGCATCGACCAGTGGTTCGCGGCGCACACCAGCTGTCCGCTCTGCCGGATGCCGGTGCTCAGCCGGAAAACAGATTCCGCAGCGGCATCTCCAGATCTAGCCGTGGATCCAATTAATCATGGCGAGAGCAGTAGCGTTGAGCCTTCATCGATGGGGCAATCGGTTGGATTGCTCCGTAATTGCGCGTCGTTGATGACACCGATGGAGGGGAGGTCGGCGGCGGCGCGGCTGAAGCGGTCGCTGTCGATGGATCCGTCGGTGTTGGTGATTGATCTGCAGAGGACTAATTGTCCAGGTGCGACGTCGTTTTCGTCTTCTTCCTCCAGAGATATTACTATAAGGAGGAGTGGGTCGTTGAGCCACTTCGATCACAAGTGGCTCAGGTCCATCTCGTGGTTGCGGACTTCTAATCACTCAAATTCAATTCTGCCtttctaa